A window of Maioricimonas rarisocia genomic DNA:
AGCTACCCAGTTCGGGAGCACGATCGACGCCGGTCCACCAGGTGTCGTTGATCTTGTACGAGCCCAGGTCGATGCCGATCATGACCCAGCCGCGGAAACCCCAGGCGGGGGCTTCGCCGTTGTAGACCGAGAAGCGGGTTTCGCAGACGGCGACGGTATTGCTGGACCCGTCCTTGACGTCTCTCATGCGGCAGGCGGAGTTGTCTTCGAACATTCGCCGGGTTCTCGGGTCACGGCTCTGCCACATGTTGCAGTCACGGTATCCGTTGATGGTGCAGAAGTCGTAGCTGGTTTTGGCACCCCGGTAGCCGCTGCCGTTCTTGATGACGTAATGCGAGCCATCCGCCTGGTGGAACGGGTCACCGTCATCGGTGGGACAGGTGAGGACGGACAACTGCTTGGAGATAATGGCAGCGTTCCCGCTCAGTTCCGCATCTCCGACCAGCGTGCCGGCCAGCGATCCGGCGACGTAGTGACCGGCCGCCTGGTGGGTATCGTAGGCGTTGTACATGGGAGCCTGGTCGAGGTACGGCAGCAGCATCGTCCAGCCGGTCGCATTCAGCACGAGCGGGTTGCCTGTGCCGTATTCGCACTGTCCCTTGGCGATCGTGGCCGAAGGAAAGACCGAGTGGGTCTCGTGGTAGTTGTGGAGGGCCAGCCCGATCTGCTTGAGGTTGTTTTTGCACTGCGAGCGGCGGGCAGCCTCACGCGCCTGCTGAACCGCGGGGAGCAACAGGGCCATCAGAATGGCGATGATGGCGATAACGACCAGCAGTTCAATGAGAGTAAAACCACGGCGACGGTGTCGAATTACGTGCATGTCTTCCATTTCGTATGTTCATAACAGCACACCGTCACCAGAGCGCCCGCGAGGTTGTGCATACATCGGTCGATCATTACGCGAAAAGAGTGCCGATTCGGAATTCCGCTGATACGCGAGCGCGAGTGACCGTCGTTTCGTGTGCGAAACCCGGTATTACCGAAGCGGTTGGGAGAACTGTCGAATTCGAGGCGGTGGAGACGACGGTCGGGGCAGGTGCACAGACTGTCGGCAGGTTCGGCCGGATTCTGCCAACGGGACGGGCGATCCGCTCGAGTTGAATTCCTTCGCCGACCGAATCAGACTGAACCGGAGATTCAAGTCAGATACTGATCAGGGAGTGACCGCCATGGCTGCCACCAGAACTGCACAGGACGTTCTCGAACGGCATTTTCTCGAGTTGCGGTGCGGCCTGCTGGATCTGGCCGCTGCCTTCGATCGGATCGAACGGTCCGAAGGGGCCGCTGCCGTGCGGGACGATCCGCGGATGGAACACCTCCGCAAGGGGCTGCGGATTCTGCTCGACGGGGGGACCGACCGGGCGGAGCGGATCCAGTTGCTCTTCAGCGATGCGTATGAGGAAGGCTGGAGCGAGTGACTCGGGGAGGAGTCAGGAAGTAGGAAGTAGGAAGTAGGAAGTAGGAAGTAGGAAGTAGGAAGTAGGAAGTAGGAAGTAGGAAGTAGGAAGTAGGAAGTAGTGGGGCGGGTGTGCGCTCCTGGCTGAAGAGGCTGGAGCGATGGCCGCGAAAGCCCACCGGCTGCGTCCGGTGTCCCGGGCGTCTGCTTCACCTGTTTGAGGACGCCTGCACCGCCTGGTCGACCAGGGCGTGACGCGATCAGGGGATGCCGGGGGGCGGTGCGGTGCCGTCCGCTCCTTCAGGAACGACCGTCGGGCCGGCAGATGGCGGACCGTACCAGACGGCAGCGCCCGGGTTATTCCGGAAGCTGGCTTCGCGAAGCAGGTCAATGACCGCACCGTTCTGCAGAGCCGGTCCCGGAGGCAGCGGAATCACGCCGACGCTCACGTGTGTCTTGAGGTCAAAGCCGGGCAGGGCACCGATCGGCTTCTGTTTGCGGCGGTCGATGTACTGGTACGTGACCCGTTCGGCCCAGACGACGAGCGTGTACCGGGGCTGCGGTGGCAGGTCGTACTCATCGGTCTGCTCGATCCATGTTCCTCCCGGTCCCGGCACGAGATAGGTTTCGACGATCCGGGCACCGGCGTCACGCTCGAATCGTTCCTGCACCGTTCGTCCGGCCGGGATTCTCAGCTCCCGGGGAGCGGAAGACGCTGCTGCGTCGACAATCTGCACGTGCAGGTCTTCCTGGCCATTGTTCGCGAGCCGCACCGTTGCCGGCGGCAGTGCCGGATTGGGCAGGATGTTTCGGTCGACCAGTCGCGGCGTGTAGTCGACGTCGGGACGGCAGACGTAAGCGTGCCAGACGCCATCATGTCGGTGGGAGGCGATGACCCGTCCGCGGAGGTCGACGGCGAACCCGGTTGCGGTGGCGGTCGAGATGCGGACCGGTGCTCCCAGCGGAAACCCGCGGGCCAATTCGAGGCTGGTCCAGCCTCCAGCCGGCTGATTCCACCAGACCATCCAGGTCCCGGATTGCGTCATTGCGGAGAGCAGCGGGCCATCGGGTGTCGCGGCAATACTGAGCGGTGCTCCGGGCGTGAGCCGGACTGGTGGAGGCGGGATGCGGGACCAGCCCGGTCCTGTGCTCTCGAGCATCTGAATCTCGCCGTTCCAGTCGACGGCAGCGACGTAGTCGGGGCGTGAGGGGGCGTCCGTGGCGAACCAGGCGATCTGCGAGCCGGGGACGAAACCGGTTGCGACCGGCGTGCGTTCCCATCCGCGGGGGCCACTGTCGTACCGGATGAGCAGACCACGTCGATCGATCAACAGCAGCGTCTGCGTTCCGCGAGAACGGCCGGCACGGGCGGCAACCGTCAGAGGGCCGCCGGCCATCAGCTCGGGGTCCGAGGCGACGAGATCGACGCGGCGAGTGCCCGGCTCCATTTCGAGCAGGCGGTCCCGGTCGTCGATGGCATACACGAGCAGATTCGGCCCGGTCTGATCGACGGCAAAGGCACTGCCCGGCATGAGGCGGATCTCCGGAAAGACCGGCGTGACGCCGCTCCGATCGCTGACCTGGATCAGTCTTCCGGCCGAGTTGACCGTGAGGATCCTGGGACGGCCTCCTGCGCCCTCGATGAATGCGAGTGGTGCACCGGGGACCAGTCCGGCTGCCGAAGCCCCTTCAAACAGCTCCCAGTGATCCTCGCCGCCGGCATAGACCCTAAGCGTTCCGGAGTTGTCGATGTGGGCGACGAGCTGATTGCCTGCGGCGATCGTGGTATCGAGGTGGTGCGCCAGTCCTGCCGGTCGGCCTGGGGGAATGATCGGCCTGCCGGGGCCGGGGGCGACGCGATCGACGGGAACGATTCGCTGCTGGCTCCGGCGCCAGAGCAGCCCTGTTTCGTCACCAACCAGCATGGACCCCTGATTGTCGACGGGCCAGCGGATGAACTGGTCCTGCCGGCGATTGAAGAACGCGTGGTAGCGGCCATCGGGCGTATCGAACTGCGGTCGCCGCGTGTAGCGGAACGAACGTCCGGTTGCGTCGGTGACGGTCAGGACGTTGCCGGAGAGGACGGCCGACGACGAGAGATCCGGCCGGCCGGGCACCGTCA
This region includes:
- a CDS encoding DUF1559 domain-containing protein, whose translation is MHVIRHRRRGFTLIELLVVIAIIAILMALLLPAVQQAREAARRSQCKNNLKQIGLALHNYHETHSVFPSATIAKGQCEYGTGNPLVLNATGWTMLLPYLDQAPMYNAYDTHQAAGHYVAGSLAGTLVGDAELSGNAAIISKQLSVLTCPTDDGDPFHQADGSHYVIKNGSGYRGAKTSYDFCTINGYRDCNMWQSRDPRTRRMFEDNSACRMRDVKDGSSNTVAVCETRFSVYNGEAPAWGFRGWVMIGIDLGSYKINDTWWTGVDRAPELGSWAYPGSMHVGGCHVLLADGAVRFISENIDSQTKSRLATMADNQPVSVP
- a CDS encoding class I SAM-dependent methyltransferase, with translation MAATRTAQDVLERHFLELRCGLLDLAAAFDRIERSEGAAAVRDDPRMEHLRKGLRILLDGGTDRAERIQLLFSDAYEEGWSE